In one window of Tolypothrix sp. NIES-4075 DNA:
- a CDS encoding tyrosine-type recombinase/integrase, whose amino-acid sequence MQTPFSGDNQTEETFCLLTRFLTMAPLALVQDIRDRKQLRHLAPVDAQQKLIQMWLHGKATLTQSAYQRIITKFLGFVGKSLPEVTLEDLHDYWMQLETQGNSTLTQENHLSAIKSLFSFAAKMEYIEFNVGSALKIKRSDDNLTERYLSKEEVDLLIDGTTNTRDYIILTLLYKGGLRVSELCGLKWKDLMPRGDSGQITVLGKGNKRRSIRLPLDLWQLLLSLRGNAPLDAPVFVSHKTKGHLHRQNIHPIVKAAALRAGVNEKASCHWLRHAHATHSILHGTNLALIQKTLGHSNIAITSKYLHALPDDSSALYL is encoded by the coding sequence GTGCAGACGCCCTTTTCAGGGGATAATCAGACAGAAGAAACCTTTTGTCTGTTAACTCGCTTTTTGACAATGGCCCCTCTTGCCCTGGTTCAGGACATCCGCGATCGCAAGCAGTTGCGACACCTAGCACCTGTTGACGCTCAACAAAAACTAATTCAAATGTGGCTGCACGGCAAAGCGACTTTAACCCAGTCAGCTTACCAACGCATCATCACTAAGTTTTTGGGATTTGTAGGTAAATCCTTACCCGAGGTAACGCTTGAAGATTTGCACGATTACTGGATGCAGTTGGAAACTCAGGGAAATTCGACCCTCACCCAAGAAAATCACCTGTCAGCTATCAAGTCGCTGTTTTCGTTCGCAGCCAAGATGGAGTACATAGAATTCAATGTTGGCAGCGCCCTCAAAATCAAGAGATCAGACGACAATCTGACCGAGCGCTATTTGTCCAAAGAAGAAGTGGACCTGCTAATTGATGGGACTACAAACACTCGCGATTACATCATCTTAACTTTACTTTATAAAGGAGGATTGCGGGTTAGTGAACTGTGTGGGCTAAAATGGAAAGATTTAATGCCACGCGGTGACTCCGGGCAGATAACAGTGCTGGGCAAGGGGAACAAACGGCGTTCTATCCGACTGCCATTAGACCTTTGGCAGCTTCTTCTAAGCTTGAGAGGGAACGCCCCGCTCGATGCCCCAGTGTTTGTAAGCCACAAAACCAAAGGACACTTGCACAGACAGAACATTCACCCGATTGTCAAAGCTGCTGCACTCCGTGCTGGAGTCAACGAGAAAGCTTCTTGTCACTGGTTGCGCCATGCTCATGCCACCCACAGCATTCTTCATGGTACGAACCTTGCTTTGATTCAGAAGACTTTGGGACACAGCAATATCGCGATTACCAGTAAATACTTGCACGCATTGCCCGATGATAGCAGCGCTTTGTATTTGTAG
- a CDS encoding ParA family protein, whose product MQNYTPTVVTLGLAGGQGKSTVALMLGRYLGRLGIPVLFIDADPQSSLTSFLGVKVQPNTPTLLEVITTTEEKTPLPYAIAPVPDVQLDNRTINNTNLFLIPSDDGLENANYKLASSGISLFILRNRLQPIISNFGVIIVDPPPERSHLAQTSLGAGDKWIIPAEANVKGVQSLVRTLGLVKEFQPALPYGSLLGVIPFRAKWTGVNPTKATKTSIEAMGEIVGKELMLPHLLESDVYKNAINQRVSPSDLGQPNLEYPLVVLAQKLKPTLPEQYAKLIPYVTV is encoded by the coding sequence ATGCAGAACTACACTCCTACAGTTGTCACCTTGGGGCTAGCAGGCGGACAGGGGAAAAGTACCGTTGCCCTAATGCTCGGTCGATACCTGGGACGATTGGGAATTCCCGTACTGTTCATTGATGCAGACCCGCAGTCATCGCTCACAAGTTTTTTAGGGGTCAAGGTGCAGCCAAATACCCCTACGTTGCTGGAGGTAATCACCACTACGGAAGAGAAAACACCCCTTCCCTATGCGATCGCACCAGTACCCGATGTCCAACTAGACAACCGCACTATCAATAACACCAACTTGTTTTTAATACCATCAGATGACGGCTTAGAGAATGCAAATTACAAGCTTGCATCCAGCGGCATTAGTTTGTTTATCTTGAGAAATCGCTTGCAACCTATAATTAGCAATTTCGGGGTAATAATTGTAGATCCACCGCCAGAGCGATCGCACTTGGCGCAAACTTCTCTTGGTGCCGGCGACAAGTGGATTATCCCAGCAGAAGCAAACGTCAAGGGAGTGCAGTCTTTGGTTAGAACACTCGGACTGGTAAAGGAATTTCAGCCAGCGTTACCTTATGGCTCACTCTTGGGAGTCATACCCTTTCGTGCCAAATGGACGGGTGTAAACCCCACTAAAGCTACTAAAACCAGTATCGAAGCAATGGGTGAAATAGTGGGAAAAGAGTTAATGTTACCCCACTTACTCGAATCTGATGTCTACAAAAATGCTATCAACCAACGGGTATCACCAAGCGATTTAGGACAGCCAAATCTTGAATATCCTCTTGTTGTATTGGCGCAGAAACTAAAACCAACACTACCAGAACAATACGCAAAACTAATTCCCTACGTAACAGTGTAA